Proteins encoded together in one Streptomyces umbrinus window:
- the paaD gene encoding 1,2-phenylacetyl-CoA epoxidase subunit PaaD — MVTVLTDVRRARHIAERVPDPELPMLTLADLGVLRSVEVTDDGTVVASLTPTYSGCPAMAEMRADVAARLRGAGFARVEIRTVLDPPWTSDWITPEGRRKLAENGIAPPGAAPRRVAGPVPLVLSPVRRTVACPRCGSADTEETSRFAATSCKALWRCLACREPFEYVKEI; from the coding sequence ATGGTGACCGTACTGACGGACGTGCGGCGCGCCCGGCACATCGCCGAGCGGGTGCCGGATCCCGAACTGCCCATGCTGACCCTGGCCGACCTCGGCGTCCTGCGCTCCGTCGAGGTGACCGATGACGGGACCGTGGTCGCGAGTCTGACGCCGACCTACTCCGGCTGCCCGGCGATGGCCGAGATGCGCGCGGACGTGGCGGCACGGCTGCGCGGCGCGGGCTTTGCGCGCGTGGAGATCCGTACGGTCCTGGACCCGCCGTGGACGAGTGACTGGATCACCCCGGAGGGCCGGCGCAAGCTCGCCGAGAACGGCATCGCGCCGCCCGGAGCCGCACCCCGCCGCGTCGCCGGTCCCGTACCGCTCGTGCTGTCGCCCGTCCGGCGCACGGTGGCGTGCCCGCGCTGCGGTTCGGCGGACACCGAGGAGACCTCCCGCTTCGCCGCCACGTCCTGCAAGGCGCTGTGGCGCTGCCTCGCCTGCCGCGAGCCGTTCGAGTACGTCAAGGAGATCTGA
- the paaE gene encoding 1,2-phenylacetyl-CoA epoxidase subunit PaaE produces the protein MEGLREEPMGGLKDAAVSAAAPASGPASGPAVRPRGRNRRPVFHTLRVASVQPLCEDAAAVSFEIPEELAEEFAFAPGQSLTLRREIDGRDERRSYSICSPAGSVPRIGVRVVPGGLFSAWLVQDVRPGDTVEVMAPTGFFTPDLTTHGHHVLIAAGSGITPMVSIAESVLAADSRSTVTLFYGNRRTGTVMFADELADLKDLYPARFQLAHVLSREPREAEVLSGRLDAERLAALVDALVDVKAADHWWLCGPHGMVRDAQEVLAGLGVPGDRVHQELFYADDEPVREVRHEEAAVEGAVSQVTITLDGRSTTAALARDRSILDGAQKTRPDLPFACKGGVCGTCRALVTDGKADMRRNFALETSEVDAGYVLTCQSYPVSETLTVDYDS, from the coding sequence ATGGAAGGCCTGAGGGAAGAGCCGATGGGAGGGCTGAAGGACGCGGCCGTGTCGGCCGCCGCTCCCGCTTCCGGTCCTGCTTCCGGCCCGGCGGTGCGTCCGCGTGGCCGCAACCGACGCCCGGTCTTCCACACCCTGCGCGTCGCCTCCGTGCAGCCGTTGTGCGAGGACGCGGCGGCCGTCAGCTTCGAGATCCCGGAGGAGCTGGCCGAGGAGTTCGCCTTCGCGCCCGGACAGTCGCTCACGCTGCGGCGCGAGATCGACGGACGGGACGAGCGGCGCTCGTACTCGATCTGCTCCCCGGCCGGTTCGGTGCCGCGCATCGGGGTGCGGGTGGTGCCGGGCGGCCTGTTCTCGGCGTGGCTCGTGCAGGACGTACGCCCCGGCGACACCGTCGAGGTGATGGCCCCCACCGGCTTCTTCACCCCCGACCTGACCACGCACGGCCATCACGTGCTGATCGCTGCGGGCTCCGGCATCACGCCCATGGTGTCCATCGCCGAGTCCGTCCTGGCCGCGGACTCCCGCTCGACCGTCACCCTCTTCTACGGAAACCGGCGCACCGGCACGGTGATGTTCGCCGACGAGCTGGCGGACCTGAAGGACCTGTATCCGGCCCGTTTCCAGCTCGCCCATGTGCTGTCGCGCGAGCCCCGGGAGGCCGAGGTGCTCTCCGGCCGCCTCGACGCCGAGCGGCTCGCGGCGCTCGTCGACGCCCTGGTCGACGTGAAGGCGGCAGACCACTGGTGGCTGTGCGGCCCGCACGGCATGGTCCGTGACGCCCAGGAGGTCCTCGCCGGTCTCGGGGTGCCCGGCGACCGCGTCCATCAGGAGCTGTTCTACGCCGACGACGAGCCCGTACGGGAAGTGCGTCACGAGGAGGCCGCCGTCGAGGGGGCCGTCAGCCAGGTGACCATCACCCTCGACGGGCGCTCCACCACCGCCGCCCTCGCCCGGGACCGGAGCATCCTCGACGGCGCCCAGAAGACCCGCCCCGATCTGCCGTTCGCCTGCAAGGGCGGCGTCTGTGGCACCTGCCGGGCCTTGGTCACCGACGGCAAGGCCGACATGCGCCGCAACTTCGCCCTCGAAACGTCCGAGGTCGACGCGGGGTACGTGCTCACCTGCCAGTCGTATCCGGTCTCCGAGACGCTGACCGTCGACTACGACAGCTGA
- a CDS encoding FAD-dependent oxidoreductase, with product MSRPLRVAIVGAGPAGIYAADALLKSAVAVEPGVSIDLFERMPAPFGLIRYGVAPDHPRIKGIINALHQVLDKPQIRLFGNVDYPGDINLDDLRAFYDAVIFSTGATADRALDIPGIDLDGSYGAADFVSWYDGHPDVPRTWPLEAEKVAVLGVGNVALDVARILAKTADELLPTEIPANVYDGIKANKALEVHVFGRRGPAQAKFSPMELRELDHSPNIEVIVDPEDIDYDDGSIATRRGNKQADMVAKTLENWAIRDVGDRPHKLFLHFFESPTEILGEDGKVVGLRTERTTLDGTGNVKGTGEFKDWDLGAVYRAVGYLSDKLPKLPWDMETGTVPDKGGRVMEETGEHLQSAYVTGWIRRGPVGLIGHTKGDANETVASLLDDHANGRLHTPVSPGPEAVDAFLAERGVRFTTWDGWYRLDAAEKALGEPQGRERVKLVEREDMLRASGA from the coding sequence ATGTCTCGCCCCCTGCGGGTAGCCATAGTCGGAGCCGGCCCCGCCGGGATCTACGCCGCCGACGCGCTGTTGAAGTCCGCAGTGGCCGTCGAGCCCGGCGTGTCCATCGACCTCTTCGAGCGGATGCCGGCCCCGTTCGGCCTGATCCGCTACGGCGTCGCCCCCGACCACCCGCGCATCAAGGGCATCATCAACGCCCTGCACCAGGTGCTCGACAAGCCGCAGATCCGTCTCTTCGGCAACGTCGACTACCCGGGCGACATCAACCTGGACGACCTGCGTGCCTTCTACGACGCGGTGATCTTCTCCACGGGCGCCACGGCAGACCGGGCCCTCGACATACCCGGCATCGACCTCGACGGCTCGTACGGGGCGGCGGACTTCGTCTCCTGGTACGACGGGCACCCGGACGTGCCGCGCACCTGGCCCCTGGAGGCGGAGAAGGTCGCCGTCCTCGGCGTCGGCAACGTCGCGCTCGACGTGGCGCGAATCCTCGCCAAGACCGCCGACGAACTGCTGCCGACCGAGATCCCGGCGAACGTGTACGACGGCATCAAGGCCAACAAGGCTCTTGAGGTCCACGTGTTCGGCCGCCGTGGCCCGGCGCAGGCGAAGTTCAGCCCGATGGAGCTGCGGGAGCTGGACCACTCCCCGAACATCGAGGTCATCGTCGACCCCGAGGACATCGACTACGACGACGGCTCGATCGCCACCCGGCGGGGCAACAAGCAGGCCGACATGGTCGCCAAGACCCTGGAGAACTGGGCCATCCGCGATGTCGGCGACCGGCCGCACAAGCTGTTCCTGCACTTCTTCGAGTCGCCGACCGAGATCCTCGGCGAGGACGGCAAGGTCGTCGGTCTGCGCACCGAGCGCACCACTCTCGACGGCACCGGCAACGTCAAGGGCACCGGCGAGTTCAAGGACTGGGACCTCGGCGCGGTGTACCGGGCCGTCGGCTACCTCTCCGACAAGCTGCCCAAGCTGCCCTGGGACATGGAGACGGGCACTGTCCCGGACAAGGGCGGCCGGGTGATGGAGGAGACCGGCGAGCACCTGCAGTCGGCGTACGTCACCGGCTGGATCCGGCGCGGGCCCGTCGGCCTGATCGGCCACACCAAGGGTGATGCCAACGAGACGGTCGCCAGCCTGCTGGACGACCACGCCAACGGCCGTTTGCACACGCCTGTTTCGCCTGGTCCGGAGGCTGTGGATGCGTTCCTCGCCGAGCGGGGCGTCCGCTTCACCACGTGGGACGGCTGGTACCGCCTGGACGCCGCGGAGAAGGCGCTGGGCGAGCCCCAGGGCCGCGAGCGCGTGAAGCTCGTCGAGCGCGAGGACATGCTCAGGGCGAGCGGCGCGTAA
- a CDS encoding SDR family oxidoreductase: MTAIEGSVVLVTGGSRGIGKALVEGLFERGAKKVYATARDPRTVTHPRAVPLALEVTDPASVAAAAEQAGDVTILINNAGVSVNASFLEAPVEDVRRDFETNFYGPLLTARAFVPVIERNGGGHILNVHSVLSWIGLAGSYSASKAAVWSQTNSLRLDLKPRGIGVTGLHVGYVDTDMTAKIDAPKASPEDVASQALDGIESGAFEVLADDLSRQVKSGLSADLSVLYPQLVA; encoded by the coding sequence ATGACTGCTATCGAGGGTTCCGTCGTCCTGGTGACCGGCGGCAGCAGGGGGATCGGCAAGGCGCTGGTGGAAGGGCTTTTCGAGCGGGGGGCGAAGAAGGTGTATGCCACGGCCCGCGATCCGCGGACGGTCACGCATCCCCGGGCGGTCCCGCTGGCGCTGGAGGTCACCGACCCCGCGTCCGTCGCGGCGGCGGCCGAGCAGGCCGGCGACGTCACCATCCTGATCAACAACGCCGGGGTCTCCGTGAACGCGTCCTTCCTGGAGGCGCCGGTCGAGGATGTGCGCCGGGACTTCGAGACGAACTTCTACGGACCGCTGCTCACCGCGCGGGCGTTCGTCCCGGTCATCGAGCGCAACGGCGGCGGCCACATCCTGAACGTCCACTCCGTGCTGTCGTGGATCGGCCTCGCCGGCTCGTACAGCGCGTCCAAGGCCGCGGTCTGGTCCCAGACCAACTCCCTGCGGCTCGACCTCAAGCCGCGTGGGATCGGTGTCACCGGGCTCCACGTCGGTTACGTCGACACGGACATGACGGCGAAGATCGACGCCCCCAAGGCCTCGCCCGAGGATGTGGCCTCCCAGGCGCTCGACGGCATCGAGAGCGGAGCGTTCGAGGTGCTGGCCGACGATCTGTCCCGCCAGGTGAAGTCCGGGCTGTCCGCGGACCTCTCGGTCCTGTATCCGCAGCTCGTCGCCTAG
- a CDS encoding TetR/AcrR family transcriptional regulator: MASTDKTSTRDRLLDAATELFYRDGVSIGVEALCRAAGVSKRSMYQLYASKDEVLAASLERRAPEYARQLDLDPDDTRPPRARILHVFELLEQASTRDDYCGCPFLSALVEVKDPEHPARAVALRAKGALTEAFRVEAERGGARDPQLLARQLTLVFDGASARAGAKAETLAGLTTTTATALLDAAGVA; the protein is encoded by the coding sequence ATGGCCAGTACGGACAAGACATCCACGAGGGACCGGCTGCTCGACGCGGCCACGGAGCTCTTCTATCGCGACGGCGTCTCCATCGGAGTCGAGGCGCTGTGCCGGGCCGCCGGGGTGTCGAAGCGCTCGATGTACCAGCTCTACGCCAGCAAGGACGAGGTGCTCGCGGCGAGCCTGGAGCGGCGTGCGCCGGAGTACGCGCGGCAGTTGGACCTCGACCCCGACGACACCCGGCCGCCCCGTGCCCGGATCCTGCACGTCTTCGAGTTGCTGGAGCAGGCCTCGACGCGGGACGACTACTGCGGCTGCCCGTTCCTGTCCGCCCTGGTCGAGGTGAAGGACCCCGAGCATCCGGCGAGGGCCGTCGCCCTGCGGGCCAAGGGCGCCCTGACCGAGGCGTTCCGCGTCGAGGCCGAGCGCGGCGGCGCCCGCGACCCCCAGCTCCTCGCCCGCCAGCTCACCCTCGTCTTCGACGGAGCAAGCGCCCGAGCCGGAGCAAAGGCAGAAACCCTGGCCGGCCTGACCACCACAACGGCAACGGCCTTGCTGGACGCGGCGGGCGTCGCATAA
- a CDS encoding HAD family hydrolase, with protein MSNLGSTSVIFDLDGTLVDSEPNYYEAGRQTLAGQGITDFTWADHERYVGISTQETIALWRERYALEAPLDVLLADKNRRYLELARASTPVYPEMRKFVELLAGEGVPMAVASGSSREAIEAILAGTGLSAYLRTIVSAEEVASGKPAPDVFLEAARRLGAVPGDCVVLEDAAPGAAAAHAAGMRCIAVPYVAGQADDPAFATVGLLLRGGQAEFTARAAYEWLRRLGGEA; from the coding sequence ATGAGCAATCTCGGCAGCACTTCGGTCATCTTCGATCTCGACGGAACGCTCGTGGACAGCGAGCCGAACTACTACGAGGCGGGACGGCAGACGCTCGCCGGGCAGGGCATCACGGACTTCACCTGGGCGGACCACGAGCGGTACGTCGGCATCAGCACGCAGGAGACGATCGCGCTCTGGAGGGAGCGGTACGCCCTGGAGGCCCCGCTGGACGTGCTCCTCGCGGACAAGAACCGGCGCTATCTGGAGCTGGCCCGCGCGTCCACCCCGGTCTACCCGGAGATGCGCAAGTTCGTGGAGCTGCTGGCCGGGGAGGGTGTGCCGATGGCTGTGGCCTCGGGGTCGTCGCGCGAGGCCATCGAGGCGATCCTGGCGGGCACGGGGCTGTCCGCGTATCTGCGGACGATCGTCTCGGCGGAGGAGGTCGCCTCCGGCAAGCCCGCTCCGGATGTCTTCCTGGAGGCGGCACGGCGGCTCGGGGCGGTTCCCGGGGACTGCGTCGTCCTTGAGGACGCCGCGCCGGGGGCCGCCGCGGCGCACGCGGCCGGGATGCGGTGCATCGCGGTCCCGTACGTCGCGGGGCAGGCCGATGATCCGGCGTTCGCGACGGTGGGGTTGCTGTTGCGGGGTGGGCAGGCCGAGTTCACGGCTCGGGCCGCGTACGAGTGGCTCCGCCGGTTGGGCGGGGAGGCGTAG
- a CDS encoding Lrp/AsnC family transcriptional regulator translates to MAVDELDTRILRLLMEQPRTSVREYARILGVARGTLQARLDRLERDGVITGTGPSLSPAALGHPVLAFVHIEVTQGHLDDVGDALAAVPEIIEAFSITGGGDLLTRVVARDNGHLEDVIQALISLPGVVRTRTEVALRERVPQRMLPLVESIGRTAQG, encoded by the coding sequence ATGGCCGTGGACGAGCTCGACACCCGCATCCTGCGGCTGCTCATGGAGCAGCCGCGCACCAGCGTGCGCGAGTACGCGCGCATCCTCGGCGTCGCCCGCGGCACCCTGCAGGCGCGGCTCGACCGGCTGGAGCGGGACGGCGTGATCACCGGTACGGGTCCCTCGCTCTCCCCCGCCGCGCTCGGGCACCCGGTGCTCGCGTTCGTGCACATCGAGGTCACCCAGGGGCATCTCGACGACGTGGGGGACGCGTTGGCGGCCGTACCGGAGATCATCGAGGCGTTCTCGATCACCGGTGGCGGGGATCTGCTGACGCGGGTCGTCGCGCGGGACAACGGCCATCTGGAGGATGTGATCCAGGCTCTGATCAGCCTGCCGGGCGTCGTCCGCACCCGGACCGAGGTCGCGCTGCGCGAGCGGGTGCCGCAGCGGATGCTGCCGTTGGTGGAGTCGATCGGGCGTACGGCCCAGGGGTGA
- a CDS encoding FUSC family protein — translation MFMAPDPGLARLRISLRAVLGIGLAVAASELAGLSLPASITGGLAALLALFTVSDPTVRGQAVTTALLPVVGFPVLALAATLHSMPTVRDAIWLAVIFCGVYARRWGPRGHALGIFAFMTFFITQFLHAVPGQLPQLYAAMALGLAASSVVRFGVWCIERRTAPPVTPAAPAGRGLSRPTTRQAFQATAACAFAIAAGQVLSHERWYWAVGTAWWIFVNTSSRGETLVRGFRRVVGTVTGIVAGLLIAVPLDGAPAPTAAIVAVCVWGIFYTAALSYSWMMFFVTVMAGLLYGLLGVLHPGLLGLRLAETAAGALGAALAVAVILPVTTHAVTDRWVGQAVRAVHGCTAAAARRLAGDPDADPAPQAAELEAMLGRVRFALAPLVHPLNPMRARKARARQVLALLDDCARETRGLAAVVADPDASYDARLTAACGRVEAAVEVLVGAVPERAVTTTAGAPGHHSAARVHHPGTEQALAHLHGLERALAALATPLRGSAAVSA, via the coding sequence ATGTTCATGGCTCCGGATCCGGGCCTGGCACGGCTGCGGATCTCGCTGCGGGCGGTGCTCGGCATCGGTCTCGCGGTGGCCGCGTCGGAGCTGGCCGGACTCTCGCTGCCCGCCTCGATCACGGGCGGTCTCGCCGCGCTCCTCGCGCTGTTCACCGTCAGCGACCCGACCGTGCGCGGCCAGGCGGTCACCACCGCCCTGCTGCCCGTCGTCGGCTTCCCCGTGCTCGCCCTCGCGGCCACGCTCCACTCGATGCCGACCGTCCGCGACGCGATCTGGCTCGCCGTGATCTTCTGCGGGGTGTACGCCCGCCGCTGGGGTCCCCGCGGCCACGCGCTCGGCATCTTCGCGTTCATGACCTTCTTCATCACGCAGTTCCTGCACGCCGTGCCCGGCCAGCTCCCGCAGCTGTACGCCGCGATGGCGCTGGGGCTGGCCGCGTCCTCGGTGGTGCGTTTCGGCGTGTGGTGCATCGAGCGGCGCACCGCTCCGCCCGTCACGCCCGCCGCGCCGGCCGGCCGCGGGCTCTCCCGGCCGACCACCCGCCAGGCCTTCCAGGCGACGGCCGCCTGCGCGTTCGCGATCGCCGCGGGCCAGGTCCTCTCCCACGAGCGCTGGTACTGGGCCGTCGGCACCGCCTGGTGGATCTTCGTCAACACGTCCTCGCGCGGCGAGACCCTCGTACGCGGCTTCCGGCGCGTCGTCGGCACGGTCACCGGCATCGTGGCCGGCCTGCTGATCGCCGTACCGCTGGACGGCGCCCCCGCACCCACCGCGGCGATCGTGGCGGTCTGCGTCTGGGGGATCTTCTACACCGCGGCTCTCTCGTACAGCTGGATGATGTTCTTCGTCACCGTCATGGCCGGCCTGCTCTACGGGCTGCTCGGTGTGCTGCACCCGGGCCTGCTGGGGCTGCGTCTCGCGGAGACCGCCGCCGGCGCGCTCGGCGCCGCGCTCGCCGTCGCGGTGATCCTGCCCGTCACCACGCACGCGGTCACCGACCGCTGGGTGGGCCAGGCCGTACGCGCCGTGCACGGATGCACCGCGGCGGCGGCCCGACGCCTCGCGGGTGACCCCGACGCCGACCCCGCGCCGCAGGCGGCGGAACTGGAGGCGATGCTCGGCCGGGTCCGGTTCGCCCTCGCGCCGCTCGTGCACCCCCTCAACCCGATGCGGGCCCGCAAGGCCCGGGCCCGTCAGGTGCTCGCCCTCCTCGACGACTGCGCCCGGGAGACACGCGGTCTCGCGGCCGTCGTCGCCGACCCGGACGCCTCGTACGACGCCCGCCTGACGGCCGCCTGCGGGCGTGTCGAAGCGGCGGTGGAGGTCCTGGTCGGCGCGGTGCCCGAACGCGCCGTGACGACGACCGCGGGCGCGCCGGGCCACCACTCCGCGGCCCGGGTCCACCACCCCGGCACCGAGCAGGCGCTGGCCCACCTCCATGGCCTGGAACGAGCGCTCGCCGCGCTGGCCACGCCCCTGCGCGGCTCGGCCGCCGTGAGCGCCTGA
- a CDS encoding lactonase family protein — MADDDGRRRRAYIGSFTAAGGLGVLTAAVDEESGALTLLGAVNSVADPSYLALSPAGDMLYAVSETADGAIAAYRLKGDEPSLAGPLVPVGGSGPTHLSLFDGHVLTANYGSGSVSAVPIRHDGSLATASGVLRHKGSGPHGQRQQGPHAHHVQPDPSRRWAVSVDLGTDSVRVCALRDGALALHREFALRPGSGPRHLAFHPDGERAYVLNELAPTVTACRWDAVEGALRPVGETSVLPDLPDGDAYPSGIVVSPDGRFLWTATRGQDVLSVLVPGPPGEGPRLVTTVPCGGTWPRALALDPTGRFLYVANERSGNVTWFEVDQDTGVPKRGGSVKAPAASCVVLD, encoded by the coding sequence GTGGCGGACGACGACGGACGGCGGCGACGGGCCTACATCGGCTCCTTCACGGCGGCAGGGGGCCTCGGTGTCCTCACCGCGGCCGTGGACGAGGAGAGCGGCGCCCTGACGCTGCTGGGCGCCGTGAACAGCGTCGCCGACCCCTCGTATCTCGCCCTGTCGCCCGCCGGGGACATGCTCTACGCGGTGAGCGAGACGGCCGACGGCGCGATCGCCGCGTACCGGCTGAAGGGCGATGAGCCTTCCCTGGCCGGCCCGTTGGTGCCGGTCGGCGGCAGCGGACCCACCCATCTGAGCCTCTTCGACGGGCACGTCCTGACGGCCAACTACGGCTCCGGCAGTGTCAGCGCCGTCCCGATCCGCCACGACGGGAGCCTCGCCACCGCCTCCGGTGTGCTGCGGCACAAGGGATCGGGCCCGCACGGCCAGCGCCAGCAGGGCCCGCACGCCCACCACGTGCAGCCCGACCCGAGCCGCCGCTGGGCCGTGAGCGTCGACCTCGGAACCGACTCGGTACGCGTGTGCGCGCTGCGGGACGGAGCGCTCGCCCTGCACCGCGAGTTCGCGCTGCGGCCCGGCTCGGGGCCCCGCCACCTGGCGTTCCACCCGGACGGCGAGCGCGCGTACGTCCTCAACGAGCTCGCGCCGACCGTCACGGCCTGTCGGTGGGACGCCGTCGAGGGAGCGCTCCGGCCGGTCGGTGAGACGTCCGTGCTGCCGGACCTCCCCGACGGAGACGCCTACCCGTCCGGCATCGTCGTGTCGCCCGACGGCCGCTTCCTGTGGACCGCCACGCGCGGCCAGGACGTCCTCTCCGTGCTCGTGCCCGGCCCGCCCGGCGAAGGGCCCCGACTGGTCACCACAGTGCCCTGTGGGGGCACCTGGCCGCGGGCGCTCGCCCTCGACCCGACCGGGCGCTTCCTGTACGTGGCGAACGAGCGCTCGGGAAACGTCACGTGGTTCGAGGTGGACCAGGACACGGGCGTGCCGAAGCGGGGCGGCTCGGTCAAGGCACCCGCGGCGTCCTGCGTGGTGCTCGACTAG
- a CDS encoding sirohydrochlorin chelatase: MSSPTGPASGLPVRMPRPRQPGRHRRPEPLAAPEGAPALVLAVPGMPSAATRSLAEEVVSIARSELPGLDGRIGYLDGDDSEFPTLQSVLAHASEERIARFEQARAAGVDVVEPDGPVAVVVPLLAGPDGALLRRVRQAVMDSRVAAELTDVLGPHPLLAEGLHVRLSEAGLARADRARLFTVATAADGIILASVGGDEAVQAAGITGMLLAARLAVPVMAAALDVDGAIAATAEQLRSSGSQQLALAPYLIGPELDAGLLDAAAKEAGCSAAEALGPYPAIGKLALAKYTSALGIAPPQPQGAPVR; this comes from the coding sequence ATGAGCTCCCCCACTGGGCCCGCGTCCGGCCTGCCAGTACGAATGCCGCGACCCCGCCAGCCCGGCCGGCACCGCCGACCGGAACCGTTGGCGGCTCCCGAGGGCGCGCCCGCGCTCGTCCTCGCGGTGCCGGGCATGCCCAGCGCCGCCACCCGCAGCCTCGCCGAGGAGGTCGTGAGCATCGCGCGCTCCGAACTCCCCGGTCTCGACGGCCGGATCGGGTACCTCGACGGGGACGACTCGGAGTTCCCCACGCTCCAGTCCGTACTCGCGCACGCCTCCGAGGAGCGCATCGCGCGTTTCGAGCAGGCCCGCGCCGCCGGTGTGGACGTGGTGGAGCCCGACGGCCCGGTCGCCGTGGTCGTGCCGCTGCTCGCGGGTCCGGACGGCGCGCTGCTGCGCCGGGTCCGCCAGGCCGTCATGGACAGCCGCGTGGCGGCCGAGCTGACCGATGTACTCGGCCCGCACCCGCTGCTCGCCGAGGGGCTGCACGTGCGGCTGTCCGAGGCCGGTCTGGCCCGCGCCGACCGCGCCCGGCTGTTCACCGTGGCCACGGCCGCGGACGGCATCATCCTGGCGTCCGTGGGCGGCGACGAGGCCGTGCAGGCGGCCGGGATCACCGGCATGCTGCTCGCCGCGCGGCTCGCCGTGCCCGTGATGGCGGCGGCGCTCGACGTGGACGGCGCGATCGCGGCCACCGCCGAGCAGCTGCGCTCCTCGGGCTCGCAGCAGCTTGCGCTCGCCCCGTACCTGATCGGTCCCGAGCTGGACGCGGGGCTGCTCGACGCCGCCGCGAAGGAGGCGGGCTGCTCCGCCGCCGAGGCGCTGGGCCCGTACCCGGCGATCGGCAAGCTGGCGCTCGCGAAGTACACCTCGGCGCTGGGCATCGCGCCCCCGCAGCCGCAGGGCGCGCCGGTCCGCTGA
- a CDS encoding N-acetylglucosamine kinase, with the protein MTRPGGTSGVSGVLAVDSGGSGLRVVLAVDGGPVTAPLASREPVRTGPRGIDAGHLLEQLVPMARRLTAGTGVEGLRAIAIGAAGLTTLGDSLRADLPSALARELGVRRLALVADAVTAYTGALGQRVGAVVAGGTGMIAIGTDLKSWRRADGWGHLLGDCGSGAWIGRAGLEAALRADDGRPGGSAALLSRAEEMFGSASALPGQLYPRSDRPAVLASFAPEVAACADDDPVASDILAAAARHIADSAAAVCPDEGPGEVHVALTGGLFKMGDPLLVPLRDALAKRLPYARQVPAAGDPLDGAVRIAVDLADDRLTLPRDESMLYVVTDTAEPPDPHRPTHSP; encoded by the coding sequence GTGACCCGTCCCGGCGGGACGTCGGGGGTGTCGGGCGTACTGGCTGTGGATTCCGGGGGTTCGGGGCTGCGTGTCGTCCTGGCCGTCGACGGCGGCCCGGTCACGGCTCCGCTGGCCTCCCGGGAGCCGGTGCGTACCGGCCCCCGGGGCATCGACGCCGGGCATCTCCTCGAACAACTGGTGCCGATGGCCCGGCGGTTGACGGCCGGGACCGGGGTCGAGGGGCTCCGGGCGATCGCGATCGGCGCCGCCGGTCTCACCACCCTGGGCGATTCGCTGCGCGCCGATCTGCCGTCGGCGCTGGCCCGCGAGCTCGGCGTACGGAGGCTCGCGCTGGTCGCCGACGCCGTCACGGCGTACACGGGTGCGCTGGGACAGCGGGTGGGCGCGGTCGTCGCGGGCGGCACGGGGATGATCGCGATCGGCACGGATCTCAAGAGCTGGCGCAGGGCGGACGGCTGGGGCCATCTGCTCGGCGACTGCGGCAGCGGCGCGTGGATCGGGCGGGCCGGACTCGAAGCGGCGCTGCGCGCCGACGACGGACGGCCCGGCGGCTCCGCCGCGCTCCTCAGCCGCGCCGAGGAGATGTTCGGCTCGGCCTCGGCGCTGCCGGGGCAGCTCTATCCGCGCTCGGACCGCCCCGCCGTGCTGGCGTCCTTCGCCCCCGAGGTGGCCGCCTGCGCCGACGACGACCCGGTGGCGTCGGACATCCTTGCCGCCGCGGCCCGGCACATCGCCGACTCGGCGGCCGCGGTGTGCCCGGACGAGGGACCGGGAGAAGTCCACGTCGCTCTCACGGGTGGTCTCTTCAAGATGGGCGACCCCCTCCTCGTACCGCTGCGGGACGCCCTGGCGAAGCGGCTGCCCTACGCCCGGCAGGTCCCGGCAGCGGGCGACCCGCTCGACGGTGCCGTACGCATCGCCGTCGACCTGGCCGACGACCGGCTGACGCTGCCGCGCGACGAGAGCATGCTGTACGTCGTGACGGACACCGCGGAGCCCCCGGACCCCCACCGACCGACGCACTCCCCTTGA